A genome region from Arthrobacter sp. SLBN-100 includes the following:
- a CDS encoding sugar ABC transporter ATP-binding protein: protein MQQERNEIQDPGQGSAYAEPVLSLAGAAKTFGPVVALADGTVEIRAGEIHALVGENGAGKSTLVKILAGLHHPDSGDFRLSGEPVHFKNVAESKAAGISVIYQEPTLFPDLTVAENIFIGRQPKGRSGLISRAGMRRQAAELFGRLGVPIDPSRVAEGLSIADQQIIEIAKAISLDAKVLVMDEPTAALSGVEVDRLFAVARSLRDKGTGILFISHRFDEVFDLCDRITVMRDGRYIATHRTADVTVEQIVREMVGRDIGTLFPKAAAEIGHSVLKVDGLSRSGVFRDISFEVRAGEIVALAGLVGAGRTEVARAVFGIDAYDSGQIQVEGKPLKARDPQAAITAGLGFVPEDRRKQGLVMNLSVARNVTLTLRNKFVTAGLINGGKERAAAEEWSKRLQVKAGSQEHAVSTLSGGNQQKVVLAKWLATDPRLLIIDEPTRGIDVGTKSEVHRLISDLAGRGIAILMISSELPEVLGMADRVLVMREGRITAQLDRADANPESVMHAATSPAGVME, encoded by the coding sequence ATGCAGCAAGAACGCAATGAAATTCAGGATCCCGGACAAGGGAGCGCGTACGCCGAGCCCGTGCTGTCGCTGGCCGGTGCCGCCAAGACCTTCGGCCCCGTCGTGGCCCTGGCGGACGGCACCGTGGAGATCCGGGCCGGCGAAATCCATGCCCTGGTGGGCGAGAACGGCGCCGGCAAATCCACCCTGGTGAAAATTCTCGCCGGCCTGCACCATCCGGACTCCGGCGACTTCCGGCTCAGCGGCGAGCCCGTCCACTTCAAGAATGTGGCAGAAAGCAAGGCCGCCGGAATTTCCGTGATCTACCAGGAGCCCACCCTGTTCCCGGACCTTACCGTGGCCGAAAACATTTTCATCGGCCGGCAGCCCAAGGGGCGGTCCGGGCTGATCAGCCGTGCCGGGATGCGGCGGCAGGCAGCTGAGCTGTTCGGGCGGCTGGGAGTGCCCATCGATCCGTCCCGCGTGGCGGAGGGGCTTTCCATCGCCGACCAGCAGATCATCGAGATCGCCAAGGCCATTTCGCTGGATGCGAAGGTGCTGGTGATGGACGAGCCCACGGCCGCGCTCAGCGGCGTGGAAGTTGACCGGCTCTTTGCCGTGGCCCGCTCTTTGCGGGACAAAGGCACCGGCATCCTGTTTATCTCGCACCGCTTTGATGAAGTGTTTGATCTCTGCGACCGGATCACGGTGATGCGCGATGGCCGCTACATCGCCACCCACCGGACCGCCGACGTCACTGTTGAACAGATTGTCCGGGAAATGGTGGGCAGGGACATCGGAACGCTGTTCCCCAAGGCTGCGGCGGAGATCGGGCATTCGGTGCTGAAGGTGGACGGGCTGAGCAGGTCCGGGGTTTTCCGGGACATCAGCTTCGAAGTCCGGGCCGGCGAAATCGTTGCGCTCGCCGGCCTGGTGGGTGCCGGCAGGACCGAGGTGGCCCGGGCAGTGTTCGGCATCGATGCCTACGACTCGGGGCAGATCCAGGTGGAAGGAAAACCGCTGAAAGCCCGCGACCCGCAGGCCGCCATCACCGCCGGCCTCGGCTTTGTGCCCGAGGACCGCCGCAAGCAGGGCCTGGTGATGAACCTGTCGGTGGCACGGAACGTGACGCTCACCCTGCGGAACAAGTTTGTGACGGCCGGGCTGATCAATGGCGGCAAGGAACGCGCGGCCGCGGAGGAGTGGAGTAAACGCCTGCAGGTCAAGGCAGGCTCGCAGGAGCACGCCGTTTCTACGCTTTCCGGCGGCAACCAGCAGAAGGTGGTGCTGGCCAAGTGGCTGGCCACTGATCCCAGGCTGCTCATCATCGACGAACCGACCCGCGGCATCGACGTGGGTACCAAGAGCGAAGTGCACAGGCTCATCTCCGACCTCGCCGGCCGCGGCATTGCCATCCTGATGATCTCCTCCGAGCTGCCCGAAGTCCTGGGGATGGCGGACCGGGTCCTCGTGATGCGCGAGGGGCGGATTACCGCGCAGCTGGACAGAGCGGACGCCAACCCCGAGTCAGTCATGCACGCGGCAACCTCCCCGGCAGGAGTGATGGAATGA
- a CDS encoding ABC transporter permease — MSSTVKHEEKGTTAVLARGGSGGLGALLRLRELPVLVALALLVLITYINNPLFLSPQGVKDLLLNATIIVILAAGQTLLIITRNIDLSVGSMLGLVAFGTGSIFVAMPGLPIIVVLLLGMAFGALLGMFNGFLVTVAKVPALVITLGSLYVFRGLNNAWAGGKQYFAGDRPEAFGALSVDTVLGFPIITLLAIAVVAAVAVYMAGTRPGRDLYAIGSDPEAAKVLGIKVSQRVFLAFLANGALAGLAGVLYASRFNSVGATTGSGMELDVVAAAVVGGVAIFGGSGTVAGAALGALLLTTITSSLTALRVDKFWQQAIVGILILTAIVIDRLASLRTARKLRISEARNV; from the coding sequence ATGAGTTCCACGGTCAAACACGAGGAAAAAGGTACGACGGCGGTACTTGCCCGCGGCGGCAGCGGCGGCCTTGGTGCGCTGCTGCGCCTGCGTGAACTTCCTGTGCTGGTTGCGTTGGCGCTGCTGGTGCTGATCACCTACATCAACAACCCGCTGTTCCTGTCCCCGCAGGGAGTCAAGGACCTGCTCCTCAACGCCACCATCATCGTCATCCTGGCGGCCGGACAGACCCTGCTGATCATCACGCGCAACATCGACCTGTCCGTCGGCTCCATGCTGGGGCTGGTCGCCTTCGGCACCGGCTCCATCTTCGTTGCCATGCCCGGCCTGCCCATCATCGTGGTGCTGCTCCTCGGAATGGCCTTCGGCGCCCTGCTCGGCATGTTCAACGGGTTCCTGGTCACCGTGGCCAAGGTACCGGCGCTGGTGATCACCCTCGGCAGCCTTTACGTGTTCCGCGGGCTGAACAATGCCTGGGCTGGCGGAAAACAGTACTTCGCCGGGGACCGGCCGGAAGCCTTCGGGGCGCTGTCCGTGGACACCGTGCTGGGTTTCCCGATCATCACCCTGCTGGCTATCGCCGTGGTGGCCGCCGTCGCCGTCTACATGGCCGGAACCCGGCCCGGCCGGGACCTGTACGCCATTGGCTCGGACCCGGAAGCGGCGAAAGTCCTGGGCATCAAGGTGTCCCAGCGGGTGTTCCTGGCCTTCCTGGCCAACGGAGCCCTCGCCGGGCTCGCCGGAGTCCTCTACGCGAGCCGCTTCAACTCCGTGGGCGCAACCACCGGGAGCGGGATGGAGCTGGACGTGGTGGCCGCCGCAGTAGTGGGCGGGGTGGCGATCTTCGGCGGGAGCGGGACGGTCGCAGGTGCAGCCCTGGGTGCCTTGCTGCTGACCACCATCACCAGTTCGCTGACCGCCCTTCGGGTGGACAAATTCTGGCAGCAGGCCATTGTGGGCATCCTGATCCTCACGGCAATCGTGATCGACCGCCTGGCCAGCCTTCGCACGGCCAGGAAACTGCGGATAAGTGAGGCACGGAATGTCTGA
- a CDS encoding ABC transporter permease: MSETTTPGSSPAAAPVADSTKPLATEPKGRTGAARILASRDAITIYALLAFLIFAAISIPRFASPVTTGFLLLDVIPVLLIAMPMTLIIVTGEIDLSVASTAGLTSALMGVLWASGMDIWLVLAISLLAGVAAGMFNGFLIAVLGLPSLAVTIGTLALFRGLALVVIGDNAVANFPKPLTAFFTSKLGATGIPTVMIGVVLIVLFFGILLHFTPFGRGLYAMGYSKEAANFVGIKVARSKFWLYAASGTVSSLAGIYWTLRYTSARSDNASGLELAVIAAVLLGGVSIFGGKGTIPGAVAGVLLIGSLNYALRLGRVSDVVLITVTGLLLIFSVVAPSVGSAVREWRHTRRVRQSFSRDAAASASTGRAH; encoded by the coding sequence ATGTCTGAGACCACCACTCCCGGCAGCAGCCCCGCCGCCGCGCCAGTCGCGGACAGCACCAAGCCGCTGGCCACCGAGCCAAAGGGGCGGACCGGTGCCGCCCGCATCCTGGCCAGCCGCGACGCCATCACCATCTATGCGCTCCTGGCTTTCCTGATCTTCGCTGCAATTTCCATCCCCCGGTTCGCCTCGCCGGTGACCACCGGCTTCCTGCTGCTGGACGTCATCCCCGTCCTGCTCATCGCCATGCCCATGACGCTCATCATCGTCACCGGCGAGATTGACCTCTCGGTGGCGAGCACCGCGGGCCTCACCAGCGCCCTCATGGGCGTCCTCTGGGCCAGCGGCATGGACATCTGGCTGGTACTGGCCATCAGCCTGCTGGCAGGAGTAGCGGCCGGGATGTTCAACGGCTTCCTGATCGCTGTGCTGGGCTTGCCGTCCCTGGCCGTCACCATCGGTACGCTGGCCCTGTTCCGCGGACTGGCATTGGTGGTGATCGGGGACAATGCCGTAGCCAATTTCCCCAAGCCGCTGACTGCCTTCTTTACCTCAAAGCTCGGCGCCACCGGCATCCCCACGGTGATGATCGGCGTCGTCCTTATTGTGCTGTTTTTCGGAATCCTGCTCCATTTCACGCCCTTCGGGCGGGGGCTGTACGCGATGGGCTACAGCAAGGAAGCGGCCAACTTCGTGGGCATCAAGGTAGCCCGCAGCAAGTTCTGGCTCTATGCGGCCTCCGGCACGGTATCCTCCCTGGCAGGCATCTATTGGACGCTGCGCTACACCAGCGCCCGCAGCGACAACGCCTCGGGGCTGGAACTGGCCGTCATCGCTGCCGTGCTGCTTGGCGGCGTTTCGATCTTCGGCGGCAAGGGCACCATTCCCGGTGCAGTGGCCGGCGTCCTGCTGATCGGCAGCCTGAACTATGCCCTGCGCCTGGGGAGGGTGTCGGACGTTGTCCTCATCACCGTTACCGGCCTGCTGCTCATCTTCTCGGTGGTGGCACCGAGCGTCGGCTCGGCGGTACGCGAATGGCGGCACACCCGCCGGGTACGCCAGAGCTTCAGCCGGGACGCAGCCGCCAGCGCCTCGACTGGCCGGGCCCACTGA
- the rhaS gene encoding rhamnose ABC transporter substrate-binding protein, giving the protein MMLNRKSAGRPPHLAPLVAITAAAALALTACSGGSGTSGETSAAVQEQKITFIPKQLNNPYTDVVLGGGKTGAQEAGFASSQVVGPLEASASSQVSFINAETQAGTNVIVIAANDPDAVCTALGEARSAGAKIVAFDSDANPDCRDVFISQVVAKDVALIQTKLIADQIGGSGEIAILSATANATNQNEWIKFMEEDLASNPAYKDIKLVAKVYGDDDDTKSFQEAQGLLQAHPNLKGIISPTTVGIAATARYLSTSAYKGKVALTGLGLPNEMRPFVKDGTVKEFALWDPAQLGYVAAFAGKALVEGKITGKAGDKFTAGNLGDRTVEEGGKVIVGPPTVFNTGNIDKYNF; this is encoded by the coding sequence ATGATGTTGAACCGAAAAAGCGCCGGCCGGCCCCCGCACCTGGCCCCGCTCGTCGCCATCACGGCCGCCGCAGCGCTGGCCCTGACGGCATGCAGCGGTGGCTCGGGAACATCGGGGGAGACCTCCGCCGCAGTGCAGGAGCAGAAGATCACGTTCATTCCCAAGCAGCTTAATAACCCCTACACTGACGTCGTCCTGGGTGGCGGCAAAACCGGTGCCCAGGAGGCGGGCTTCGCGTCCTCCCAGGTGGTCGGCCCCCTCGAGGCATCGGCGTCCAGCCAGGTTTCGTTCATCAACGCTGAAACCCAGGCAGGAACAAATGTCATTGTCATCGCCGCGAACGATCCCGACGCCGTTTGCACGGCCCTGGGCGAGGCCCGCTCCGCAGGCGCGAAGATCGTGGCCTTCGATTCCGACGCCAACCCCGACTGCCGTGACGTGTTCATCAGCCAGGTGGTGGCCAAGGACGTGGCACTGATCCAGACCAAGCTGATCGCCGACCAGATCGGCGGATCCGGCGAGATCGCCATCCTCTCTGCCACGGCAAACGCCACCAACCAGAACGAGTGGATCAAGTTCATGGAGGAGGACCTGGCCTCCAACCCGGCATACAAGGACATCAAGCTGGTGGCCAAGGTGTACGGCGACGACGACGACACCAAATCCTTCCAGGAAGCCCAGGGCCTGCTGCAGGCCCACCCCAACCTGAAGGGCATCATCTCGCCCACCACCGTGGGTATTGCCGCAACGGCCAGGTACCTCTCCACGTCTGCCTACAAGGGCAAGGTTGCGCTGACCGGGCTTGGCCTGCCGAACGAGATGCGGCCGTTCGTCAAGGACGGAACAGTCAAGGAGTTCGCCCTCTGGGATCCCGCCCAGCTTGGCTACGTTGCCGCGTTCGCCGGGAAGGCGCTCGTTGAGGGAAAGATCACCGGAAAAGCCGGCGACAAATTCACCGCCGGCAACCTGGGCGACCGGACTGTTGAGGAAGGCGGAAAGGTCATCGTGGGCCCGCCGACGGTCTTCAACACGGGCAACATCGACAAGTACAACTTCTAG
- a CDS encoding L-fucose/L-arabinose isomerase family protein, whose protein sequence is MLPTKKSAAALLEPHKRRPTRIGLVSGGLGAYWPQFPGLLPQLEESARYVTSRFQEMDAEVIDAGFISDATQALTAGEKLRQADCDLIVIFLATYLTSSMVLPVAQRSGSPVLVIDLQPTEAMDHANFDTGAWLAYCGQCPVPEVANVFRRAGIQFRSVSGHLKQDSAWERISQWVHAAGVRARLRNARHGLMGHLYPGMLDVATDLTTVSTTFGSHVEVLEFDDLRERVNAVTEGEVSERLALARELFVLDESVNDDDFAWGARVSVGLDRLVKDFDLDSVAYYHRGLAGEQHERLGAGMILGSSILTARGIPMAGEYELRTSIAMLAAQAIGAGGSFTEIQALNFFDNVVEMGHDGPAHLAVSSKDPLLRGLGIYHGKRGWGVSVEFDVRPGPVTTLALGQDPDGSYVFVTSEGAVVPGPLLAIGNTTSRVDFGGDPGLWVDRWSQTGTGHHWALCLGHRAADIKAAASLLGIEHRHVSLV, encoded by the coding sequence ATGCTCCCCACTAAGAAGTCTGCTGCCGCCTTGCTGGAACCCCATAAGCGCCGGCCCACCCGGATTGGGCTCGTGTCCGGGGGACTGGGAGCGTACTGGCCCCAATTTCCGGGCCTCCTGCCCCAGCTTGAAGAATCGGCCCGCTACGTCACATCACGCTTCCAGGAGATGGACGCGGAGGTCATCGATGCCGGCTTCATCTCCGATGCCACTCAGGCCCTGACTGCCGGCGAAAAGCTGCGGCAGGCCGACTGCGACCTCATCGTCATCTTTTTGGCCACCTACCTGACGTCATCCATGGTCCTGCCGGTGGCCCAGCGCTCCGGCAGCCCGGTGCTGGTCATCGATCTCCAGCCCACCGAGGCGATGGACCATGCGAACTTCGATACCGGAGCCTGGCTGGCCTACTGCGGCCAATGCCCGGTGCCCGAGGTGGCCAATGTCTTCCGCCGGGCGGGCATCCAGTTCCGGTCCGTTTCCGGGCACCTGAAGCAGGACTCCGCCTGGGAACGGATCAGCCAGTGGGTGCATGCCGCCGGCGTCCGCGCCCGGCTCCGCAATGCGCGCCATGGCCTCATGGGCCACCTTTACCCGGGCATGCTCGACGTTGCCACCGACCTGACCACGGTGTCCACCACGTTCGGATCGCATGTGGAGGTGCTTGAGTTCGATGACCTGCGCGAGCGCGTCAACGCCGTCACCGAGGGTGAGGTCTCCGAGCGGCTCGCCCTGGCCAGGGAACTGTTTGTGCTCGACGAGTCCGTGAACGACGACGACTTCGCCTGGGGTGCCAGGGTCTCGGTGGGCCTGGACCGCCTCGTGAAGGACTTCGACCTGGACTCGGTGGCCTACTACCACCGCGGCCTGGCGGGAGAACAGCACGAGCGGCTGGGCGCCGGGATGATCCTGGGCTCCTCCATCCTCACGGCGCGTGGAATTCCGATGGCGGGGGAGTATGAGCTGCGGACCTCCATTGCCATGCTGGCTGCCCAGGCCATCGGCGCCGGAGGTTCCTTCACCGAAATCCAGGCCCTGAACTTTTTTGACAACGTGGTGGAGATGGGCCACGACGGGCCGGCGCATCTCGCGGTCTCCTCAAAGGACCCGCTCTTGCGTGGACTGGGTATCTATCACGGCAAGCGGGGTTGGGGAGTATCCGTGGAATTCGACGTCCGGCCCGGACCGGTCACCACCCTCGCCCTGGGCCAGGACCCGGACGGCAGCTACGTTTTTGTCACCTCTGAAGGAGCGGTGGTACCTGGCCCGCTCCTGGCCATCGGCAACACTACCTCACGCGTGGATTTCGGCGGCGATCCGGGCCTCTGGGTGGACCGGTGGAGCCAGACCGGAACCGGCCACCACTGGGCGCTGTGCCTGGGGCACCGGGCGGCCGACATCAAGGCCGCGGCATCGCTTTTAGGCATCGAACACCGGCACGTTTCACTCGTTTAG
- a CDS encoding DUF2382 domain-containing protein, producing the protein MLNRENLEGLLNKSGNVIGSDGEKIGSIGQLYADDDTGEPTWVTVKTGLFGTSQSFIPVEGAHTQGEDLVVPFSKDHVKDAPRVDVDGHLTPEEEDRLYTYYERGARTYSDARHDVDLQGDADLNAGTPHAGTAGYASDRETVGRDTSGPTTDDAMTRSEERLHVGTERETAGRARLRKYVTTENVTKTVPVQREEVRLEREPITDANRGQALSGPDISEEEHEVTLHEERPVVEKETVPVERVRLDKDVVQDDVTVNEEVRKEHIDADGVDRDRRR; encoded by the coding sequence ATGCTCAACAGGGAAAACCTTGAAGGCCTGCTCAACAAGAGCGGCAACGTCATCGGTTCCGACGGCGAGAAGATCGGCTCAATCGGCCAGCTCTACGCAGACGACGATACCGGCGAGCCCACCTGGGTTACGGTCAAGACCGGTCTCTTCGGCACCTCCCAGTCCTTTATTCCGGTGGAAGGGGCACACACCCAGGGCGAGGACCTGGTGGTTCCCTTCAGCAAGGATCACGTCAAGGACGCACCCCGCGTGGATGTGGACGGACACCTCACTCCTGAGGAAGAAGACCGGCTGTACACCTATTACGAGCGCGGCGCCCGGACCTACTCCGATGCCCGGCACGACGTGGACCTGCAGGGCGACGCCGACCTCAACGCCGGCACGCCGCATGCCGGTACAGCCGGCTACGCCTCCGACCGCGAAACGGTTGGCCGCGACACCTCCGGCCCCACCACGGACGACGCCATGACCCGCTCGGAGGAGCGGCTGCACGTCGGCACCGAACGCGAGACCGCCGGCCGCGCCAGGCTCCGCAAGTACGTCACCACCGAAAACGTCACCAAGACGGTTCCGGTGCAGCGCGAAGAGGTCCGCCTGGAGCGGGAGCCCATCACGGATGCGAACCGCGGCCAGGCACTCAGCGGCCCGGACATCAGTGAAGAGGAGCACGAGGTCACATTGCACGAGGAGCGCCCGGTCGTGGAGAAGGAGACCGTTCCCGTGGAGCGTGTCCGCCTCGACAAGGACGTGGTCCAGGACGACGTCACAGTCAACGAGGAAGTCCGCAAGGAGCACATCGACGCCGACGGCGTCGATCGTGACCGGCGCCGCTGA
- a CDS encoding DUF4383 domain-containing protein, whose protein sequence is MTTASPHAHGVHFGRADVQNVGMGVGIVLMLVGVLGFIPGVTTQYSELMFLGPASHAVFLGLFQVSMLLNIVQLAIGATGLAMSRTEHGARNFLLGAGALYIVLAIFGLIVGVDSAANFLSLNMMDNWTHLALGVVMIVAGWLFSRNMASDRA, encoded by the coding sequence ATGACTACCGCATCCCCACATGCACACGGCGTTCACTTTGGCCGGGCAGACGTCCAAAACGTTGGCATGGGAGTGGGAATTGTTTTGATGCTGGTGGGTGTCCTGGGCTTTATCCCGGGCGTCACCACCCAATACAGCGAACTGATGTTCCTCGGACCGGCTTCGCATGCCGTGTTCCTTGGTTTGTTCCAGGTATCCATGCTGCTCAACATTGTGCAGCTGGCTATCGGCGCAACGGGTCTGGCCATGTCCCGCACCGAGCATGGCGCCCGTAATTTCCTTCTCGGAGCAGGCGCACTGTATATCGTCCTGGCCATCTTCGGGCTTATTGTCGGTGTTGATTCGGCGGCGAATTTCCTGTCGCTGAACATGATGGACAACTGGACCCACCTGGCACTGGGCGTCGTGATGATTGTTGCTGGCTGGCTGTTCTCCAGGAACATGGCGTCCGACAGGGCATAG
- a CDS encoding cell division protein PerM, producing the protein MKLRADQTGDRGLPMPLWLQGALETAQAAIISALVVIAPVLAVWATAGFHDGAVEFLARLAGQSWLLVHGVPLELTAAGSTAGANSGSGLLTLIPLGLTLIPFLLAWRAGRRLARASYTDQLWQALLGSWVVYAAFGTATGFVCRTPDVGVNPWHAMFIPLIPYALGMVIGAHREAGSWSRLIGVDAVDWISRTSQHSRWAGSYLGSAAKAGFVAVLSALALAALLLAVDLFIHWNLVVAVYEALDAGAVGGAALTIAQLGFLPNLVVFALAWASGSGFAMGVGSQVGPLGTAVGPLPSVPALAAIPAGPLDYAFVALIVPVLAGVLAGWWFLREGENHFDEWLSIKVRARWFTATVSTLVLGVLCGLAAGLLTAGLAWLARGSAGIGRLTAIGPDPLWTGVWVAAEVAAGVVIGYAAGPWLEREQAAKEEDAELVR; encoded by the coding sequence ATGAAACTGCGTGCTGATCAGACCGGAGACCGTGGCCTTCCCATGCCCTTGTGGCTGCAGGGCGCCCTCGAAACGGCCCAGGCAGCCATCATCTCGGCATTGGTGGTGATCGCCCCGGTCCTGGCCGTGTGGGCTACGGCCGGGTTCCATGACGGCGCCGTCGAGTTTCTGGCCCGCCTGGCCGGCCAGTCCTGGCTGCTGGTCCATGGGGTGCCGCTGGAACTCACGGCCGCAGGCTCCACGGCCGGGGCCAACTCCGGGTCCGGGCTGCTCACGCTGATTCCCCTTGGCCTCACCCTGATCCCCTTCCTGCTCGCCTGGCGGGCAGGACGCCGGCTGGCCCGGGCATCCTATACGGACCAGCTGTGGCAGGCACTCCTCGGTTCCTGGGTGGTGTACGCGGCCTTCGGGACGGCAACCGGGTTCGTCTGCCGCACGCCCGACGTCGGCGTCAACCCCTGGCACGCCATGTTCATCCCCCTGATTCCCTATGCCCTGGGCATGGTGATCGGCGCACACCGCGAGGCAGGCTCCTGGAGCCGGCTCATCGGCGTCGACGCCGTGGACTGGATTTCCCGCACCAGCCAGCATTCGCGCTGGGCGGGGTCCTACCTCGGCTCCGCGGCGAAGGCCGGTTTTGTGGCGGTGCTCTCCGCCCTGGCGCTGGCAGCGCTGCTGCTGGCCGTTGACCTGTTCATTCACTGGAACCTGGTGGTTGCGGTCTATGAGGCGCTCGACGCCGGCGCGGTGGGAGGTGCCGCCCTCACCATTGCGCAGCTGGGCTTCCTGCCCAACCTCGTGGTGTTTGCCTTGGCATGGGCGTCCGGTTCAGGTTTTGCCATGGGCGTCGGTTCCCAGGTGGGCCCGCTGGGAACCGCGGTGGGCCCGCTCCCTTCCGTCCCGGCGCTGGCCGCCATCCCCGCAGGCCCCCTGGATTACGCCTTCGTTGCGCTGATCGTCCCGGTCCTCGCGGGTGTCCTGGCCGGCTGGTGGTTCCTGCGGGAAGGCGAAAACCACTTCGACGAGTGGCTCTCCATCAAGGTCCGCGCCCGCTGGTTCACCGCCACCGTTTCCACCCTGGTGCTCGGGGTCCTGTGCGGGCTGGCCGCCGGGCTGCTCACCGCCGGCCTGGCCTGGCTGGCACGCGGATCAGCGGGGATCGGACGCCTGACTGCGATTGGTCCTGACCCGTTGTGGACGGGAGTCTGGGTGGCGGCGGAAGTTGCTGCCGGCGTCGTGATTGGCTACGCGGCAGGGCCGTGGCTGGAACGTGAGCAGGCGGCGAAGGAAGAGGACGCGGAGCTGGTCCGGTAG
- the purN gene encoding phosphoribosylglycinamide formyltransferase translates to MRIVVLVSGTGSNLQAVIDAVKAGDLDVEIAAVGADRPGTYGVERSAAAGIPTFVVDFKAYADRADWNAALTEAVAAFEPEVVVSSGFMRIVSPGFIDAFNGRYLNTHPALLPAFPGAHGVRDAMAYGVKVTGCTVHWADAGVDTGPIIAQEAVAIEESDTEETLHERIKVVERRLLVSTLASLAAAHRAGLPT, encoded by the coding sequence ATGCGCATCGTAGTCCTCGTTTCCGGAACCGGGTCCAACCTCCAGGCAGTCATTGACGCGGTGAAGGCAGGGGACCTCGACGTTGAAATCGCCGCGGTGGGAGCTGACCGACCGGGCACCTATGGCGTGGAACGCTCCGCGGCTGCCGGCATCCCCACTTTTGTTGTGGACTTCAAGGCCTACGCTGACCGGGCTGACTGGAACGCCGCCCTGACCGAGGCGGTTGCCGCGTTTGAGCCGGAGGTGGTGGTCTCATCAGGTTTCATGCGGATCGTGAGCCCGGGGTTCATCGATGCTTTTAACGGCAGGTACCTGAACACCCACCCCGCCTTGCTTCCGGCTTTCCCGGGTGCCCACGGCGTCCGCGACGCGATGGCGTACGGCGTGAAGGTCACCGGCTGCACCGTCCATTGGGCCGACGCCGGCGTGGACACCGGGCCCATCATTGCGCAGGAAGCCGTGGCCATCGAGGAGTCCGACACCGAGGAAACGCTGCACGAGCGCATCAAGGTGGTGGAGCGCAGGCTGCTGGTGTCCACCCTGGCATCCCTGGCCGCCGCCCACCGCGCCGGCCTCCCCACCTAA